ATCCCATTTGCATTGATGAGAGCTTGGCGAGCAAGTGCATTGATCTCCATGGTGTATCGAAAATGAGGATGCAGGAGTCTATAGATTGGATGCATTGCACTCAGTTGTCTGTTTGATGCGATGATGTAAGGTTCCACACAACAATGAGTTCTAAGCCTACAacgaaaacaagaacaaatcgAAGTGGGAATAACTGTGAGgttttcaaaagaagaagttgaccatattttgagtttaaaaGGAAAGCGAGTTACCAATGGCTAACAAGTTGGTGATAACCAGAGTCATGGGCTAAAACATGAGCCTTGGCAATCCTCCAAAGCCAGACGCTAGTGGCATCCCAGAAGGGTGTGAAGACCGTTTTCCATTGTGGTTTGCCATCGATGGGTGGCCTAGTGAGCTCAATAGCCAAGGGCTTAAGAGTGCTATCCGAGTGTAAGAAGAACAATGTCCTTGAACCATAGAGTGTGGTGCCTTTAAGTTTTCGCACTTTGGCTACGTATGGAAGGAGGAGATCGTGATAATCAAGTATGAATAGCCTCTTCTTTGTCAACGCCTGCACCCCCACAAAGCATTCAttcgaaaagaaagaagttggATATATAGAATCCAAAAAATACGATGTCCAAGGGCGTACTTACCTCATCCAGAGTCATGAAACCTCTGATTTGCTGCTCAATTATTTTGCCGGTGATTTCTGATTCAGGAGGACCATAAACAGCAGGGTCAAGCTTACTCTTCAATGGCCATTCCTGGAGTCAACTCCTGAAGGTTAGGGAATTGGGTTGTACGTTAAAGAAGGAAGTTGGTAGAGTACAGAGGATGTGATACCGTAACAAGCCTTAAGCTGTAGGGGTTGAGACCTGCGAGGGTCTGTCTACCAAATTCCTCATCTCTGAACCAGAAGAATTTGTCCCCTGAAgaaggatgaagaagatgttgattagattttgatttggatttggattttgatttggattttgattttgattttgttttaaaatttgattttgaatgtaGTGTTCTTACTGTCGAATGTTTGAGGAGGATGGAAACGCAAGATATCCTCCGCGGAATCAACAATAGTGTCAATGATCCTTGGGAGAAGAGTAGCGAGCTTCCAACCGCCCTTGGAGGGAGGTAATGGAACTCCGTTATCAAAAAGATCGTCAATTGCAGGGAAATGTGGGAAGCGTATATCATTGTCTGTGGAGACTGATTCCAAAGCTGGTATTAACCCATTAAGCACCGAGTTCAGCGAACGTGCATTAAACGTTGCCTGTTTCAGTGCTGAGAATGCTTCGTCTCGGGGCACATAATTGCTCGAACTTCTGGATTCCGATACAGGATCTACAAATCAcccaagtttttgttttttattattttttattttttattttttattttttattttttgttttccctctcaatatcatcatcattaacatagAAACGGAAAAAACAACCTCTGGATGCCCGTGGACGTCCGGTTCTACATCTTCGAGGATATGGAAACTGCTTTCCACCAAGCACAGGTCTTTTATACTCCAGGTTTTTGTTGGGATCTCCCAGATCGTTGTACACATCATAATCATATATCCTCTCGTGGCTCTCACGCTTTCCAACCCCATTGCCTCGTACAGCTTTCAGCTCTTCTTCTCTAAGCTTCTTTAGCCCCTCCGGCGTATTGGACGGCAAGTATGACTGCtcaacaaaacattcttgttccgcttatatatatatatatatatatatacatatatggtGATGACTGATGAAGCAGAgcatggagaagaagaaaattgagtgtggaaaaagaaatgacCTTAGTGGTGAAGAAGATCCTCTTACTGTCGGGAAGGTCCTTCTCATTCACCCAAGAAGAGCAGACGAAGTGTAGAGGGCCAATGGGATGCCCTTCCAACACAATATCCTTCACATAAATCTCTTTGTGATGCTCATTCTCAACAAAAATAGCTCCAATTATACCAAAATCTGGTGGAATTTTGAAGTCCGCCTCGTATGTAATCTCATCACCCTCTGTATCCTCTTTATGTGCGTAGTGTCTTATTGTTGCCTTCTCCAATCCCGTTACTGCAACacacattttcaaaaaatacattgctaaattatattttataaattcttcaaaatgttattattctttcttcaaaatgttattattctttcttcaaaatgttattattctttcttcaaaataatacGTGCAAatgttattataaataaataatatttgttctaggaaaagaaagagagagtgtattttaaatgaaaaaaaaaaaaaaaaaaaaaaaaaaaaaaaaaaaaaaaaaaaaaaaaaNAAGCGATTTACCAAAGAGATCAGCGATGTCATCAAGCCCTCGTTCCAAGTACAATCCGCTCCCCAGGGTTCGTTGGACAGTCACCAAGACTTTAACCGAAAGCGGCTTCTCCGTGGAACTGGCGACGGAGGTGGCTCTGATGACGGCAGGGCGGGGGGGCAAGCGGAGGCGAAGGGAGTTGACATTTTGTTTGGGGGTTTGGCGTTGAGGCCCGGAGCGTATTGGAAGTAGAGGCTTCGCATGAGTAAGAAGAAATAGGTTTGGATTTACGCAGTTGAGTGGGTCTAAAGCGGAGTAGTGGGAGAGTTGAGATTTCAGCATTTTGTTCCGGAATGAAGGAAACCAAAGGTAATTCCTGCAATAAGAGGGAGGGGTCGCGCGTGTATATATAGTTGCAAATATGGGTTTAGGAGGGCAATAGTAACTAAAAAAACTGGGATTAAAAAACACGTTCTGAAATGTCTTCTACGCGTTCACACAGTTcatgcaaaaaaataaaaacacaaggCTCAGGTCACGTCAGGTCATTTCAAGGAAGAATTCCCCACAAAGATGAGCATAGAAGAGTTATGGAGTATGGGTCATGCCAGCTGCCGTCTTCCAAATGGTTACTCAAATTCAACCCATTTTGTAGGGGATAACAATGCTCATCTAATTAATTACTACTCCTTTCAATATTTCTCTTATATTGCACACCACCAATAGGGTTTgcatctaattatttttcgtTTACATTTTCACAACTCTATTTTTCCTCCCTAActacaataatatatattaccCATGCCTCACACTATTtcctttaaataatttttttcttttcttttctaaatttgtttaagtttatttatttttttcatcttttttttcttttctaaaaaagaaacacgtcttattatagaaatatatttattatagcTAATGGGTTCATAAAATAGTTACCAAACAACtactataattattataataataataataataacaataataatttaagtcTTACGCATGCTTTAACAAATCAACATTATTAGTCTGTATAATTACCATGTGATAAACTtctcatttatattattaaaacaaaaaaaaatcaaatatctatttatgacatttaaataaatgaaaaatcattaaaatagaatagttaagaaatatttttaaaaaattgaaagtcactactAAATCTTTAAGGTGTACCTTCTTTTTTAGGTGCTTCAATCATGCGAACTTCATGCTTAAGCGTGATCTTCTATaaattttctgaaaaaaaaaaaaaaaaaaaaaatttaccaaatANAAAAAAAAGtttaccaaataaaaaaagaacaaaaagtgtAGAGAGGAGCATTATAAACTTCCAAAAATGTATTAAGACATTTGTATAAATATCTGAATTCCGGCCAATCAAAGGAATAcgcttaaaataattgttcCGGAGTTTCGCAATATCTTCTTTTCTCCGGAATGGGTATTTCGGATAGAATCGGACGTCTTTGTCCCTATTTACAAGATATTTTTTTGCACTACCTGTATAATCGAAATTCAATCACCAAGTAGGTTAAATTACATTCATACCCTCTGTTTTTACGatgaatttcaattatatcctAAAATTCTGAAATATACTCatcaacatatatatatatatatatatatataaaaatgatttttaaaaagacaATGAAACAAAGGAGATGAACCTGGTAAGTAACATATTATACAAAGCTTAATGCTGTTTTTTATTGTATAAAACAATTCATggatatttaatttatgaagggagtaagagagagagagagagagagttgaaattagttaatttaatttagggAGACGAATGAATGGAGTTGATGTGATTTGTGGtttgtatttttgtatttgatacGTTGTTCAATGTTAGAatgagaagagaaaagaagtgAAAGGCACGAAAAAAACGCGTTCAAAGTAATTGTCAATTTTGGAAGGAAATATCTATTGGAGGAGTGGGGACGGGGTGCAAAGCAACCACACCATTGTGGATATTTCATACCAATCCCACCACCTCCATTCaatttacttttggtttccttgTTCTGATGATGGATATATACATAACTCCAACCTCCTGCTTTGCATTGTGTGCTGAATTTTAGGAGGTTGTGAATGATAATATCCTGTGTATCCTTAAATTTGAAGTAACATGTGTGGGGGGAAATGACCTAAAGGATACTCACGTGAGACACAGATTACAAGAATGGGTATGGGTTGTCACGTGAAACACAGAGGTGAGTTAGGGATGCTAAAACAACAAggacaaaaccctaaaccttaTAATATTACTCTTTTTgctttttcataaatatttcaaaaaggTTAGTGTTGTGATacgtatttttaaaatgaaaaagaataggGTAATTAACGTTGtcacaaattttgttttttttaaaaaaaaaaaagaaaagaaaacgtaCCAGTGATGGGCAAGGACTTGGGGTTTGGCAATCCCAACATGGTTGGGCATCAATTGGTGAGCTCAAGAATCCCAAGTTTACGTGGAAACGCTGTACGGAACTCCCTGTCCTGTAATCCCATAGTTTGAAGTTGGTTTAAAGAAACCTCGTACGCCATGACCCCACCACCGCACCCATTCTTCAAAACTTACTATCCTCATCTTTCTCCTCCATATACTTTTTTTGTGTAAATGCTCCACTTTCTCTTTAAACGCTTTGGAGGCcctatttaatattattatatgctCCTCATCCCCATAATATAGAACCCTGAGATCTTGAAGGGAAGGCTTGAAGCATCGTATAGTCCTCCCTCGCCATGCTGGACCTTCCAATACTGGGTCGGCTTGGGAAATAGGCTGCATGTGCGTATTGAAGGAAGTTCTCAGCCGAGTGGTTGAGTCGATCTGAATAAGGTATTTGGGGGGGTTTCTAGGGCTCACCGTCCTTCTTTTCTAAGATTTCTTCCCGCCTTTCTTTCACTTCTTTATCTTTCACTTCTTTATCATTCTTCATCGCTCTCTCGTCTGCGTAACAGTGGCACTCGTAATTGGTCATCCATTCCAACACGGCGGTCCCATAAGATGAGACCATCCTTCGCAAAAGAGTACCCAACTTTTAAGACCATCAGGTACATCTTCATCTCTTTCCGCCTTCCccctaattttaaatttcgatatcaaccacaaaactcactcactcactcactcactcctAACCCGCCcaatttcatataattattacttttattaatttagtctaaataaatttttatcaaatttcaacaaataaataaataaataaataaataaataaataaacaaaacaacaacaacaatcatCAAACGGTTACAGGTATTATGATGAAACGGTCACAAATAATTGAGAGGTTTGAAAGAGCGATTTAAAATAGTTGTTAGAGAAATTGgataataaatgatttaaaaaagagagggaaaatgataaaaattacATCTAATAATTGCTCCAAATGAAAAGCGCAAAGGCGGAGGAAGACGATTGATGAAGATGGGAGAGTGGAGGAAGTTCAAGTGGAAACGCTGTATGGAACTCCCTTTCCAGTCACCCCAAAGCTTGAAGTTGGCTTCAGAACCTCATACGGGACTACCCCAGCTCCACGCctattcttaaaattactATCCTCGTTTTTCTCGTCGATACTTTTGTCTAGATTATCCAACCTCCCTTTCAACTTTTGAAAGGCTTTGGCTATGATGGGGTTCTCCTCCCAGGCTGCCTCTATCTTGCTCCCAATGTACTCCTCGTCCGGAGAGTGAGCCGAGAGTATCAACATAGTCTGTGCCACTGTGGAAGCCTGTGCCACCGAAGGGAAGGCCTCAAGCAACACACTTTCAGGATTGTTTATGAACTCCTCTGGAATTTGGTCCAAGTCCTCTGTGGGCATGTTGGTCCTCGCAATACTGGGCCGGCTCGGGAAATACCCTGCGTGTGCGTATTGAATGAAGTTCACCGCGGAGTGGTGTCCACACCCTACCCACGCTATGGTGGACACGATCTGAATAAGGTCTTTGGGGGTCTTTAGTGCCGGCCATCCtgcttccttcttcttgtCTGGATGCCCCTTTTCCATGATTTCTTTCCACCATGCTTTCAGCTCCTTGTCGTTCTTTATCGCTTTCTCATCCGGGTAATAGTGGTGCACGTACTCTGTCATCCATTCCAACAGAGCATCCCATAACATCAGACCATCGTTCGCAAAGGGGTAGTCTTTGATCGCCAACTTAAGACCATGAGGTGCATTTTCATCTCTCTCCGCCATTCCCCTAATTTCAGATCCATTTTCATATCaatcacaaaattcaaattcaatctCAAATCAAAACTTGTGTTAATTAGCTTTAGTAATTACCTGCGAATTAGGTCCTCGGGGAGTGCTTGGGTGTCAAATCGCCACTCCTTCTTGTACACCAAAGAACTAAACTCCATGGAGTAAGCCGCAGCAGAAAACGTGGTCTCAATGATTCCTCCGGCGTTGATGAGAATTTCACGCGCATTTGAGTTGATGCGCATATTGAATCGAAAATGAGGATGCAATAGTCTATAGATTGGGTGCATCGTACTTAATTGTCTGTTCATCGCAATTGCATACGGCTCCATGCAACAGTGGGTTCTAAGCCTGCGCATATTTCATCAACTTgtcaaaattgattaatttagcTGTCCCAAGAGACACGTGAATTTTGTTAGCCCCGTACCAATGAATAACGAGTTGGTGAACGCAAGAATCGTGAGCAAGAACGTGGGCCTTAGCGAGCCTCCATAGCCAGGCATCCGTGGCATGAGTGCTTGGGGAAAAAACTTGTTTCCATTGGGGCTTCCCATCCATCGGCGGCCGAGTTAGCTCAATACCCAACGCCCTCAAAGTGTCATCTGAGTTTAGGAAGAACAATGTCCTTGATCCATACAGTGTCGTCCGCTTAATGCTTCTTACTTTGGTTACATATTGCATTAAAGTGTCATGGTAATCCAGTACGAACAATTTCTTGTGTGCCAATGCCTGCATAAACTCacaaaattctctttttttatttctttcttctctaatcTAGTAACTTATAGCACCTTGGGTTTAATCAATTTTACCTCTTCAACAGTGATGGAACATCCGATTAATTTTTGAACCAATTCGGTGGTGAATCCTGATTCTTGAGGTCCATAATCCTTGGGGTTCAGCTCACTCATCAAAGGCAAACTCTGAATTTATTGCGACAAGATTAAGCGAGTTTTGCATATTatagaaacagagagagagagagagagagagagagagagagagattaatgGATTGATGGTGAAGTTGTGAGTGACCTTGACCAGCTGAATGCTGTAGGGGTTGAGACCAGCGAGTGTCTGTCTTGCAAATTCGATGTCACTCAGCCAATTGAACTTGTCTCCTGGGAAAAATTGAAGTAATTGTGAGGAAAATGCATTTGTTTGGTAAGCTCCATtaatacccaaaaaaaaaaaaaaaaaaaaaaaaaaaaaatacgtcGGCGTGGACTCACTCTTGAGGGCCTCGGGTGGTGGGAATTTAACCAATCGGGCAGGCTGGGGCTGAACGGTAGAAGGGTCAACAAAGGGTGGGGCATGCATGGTGGAAAGAGTGGAGGATATATTAAAGCGAAGAATTTCGTGAGGGGCGGGGGGGATTTCAATGCCATCTCGGAACATTAGGTCAATCTGAGTGAAATCCGAGAAAGGCTTTGATCCCAGCTTGTCTTTCTTCCCCGGGTTCGCCGGAAACATTTTCTGCTTCACCTCTGAGAACGCTTCGTCTCGTGGAACATAGAAGCTTTCTTCACCCCTCTGCTCTGACGACGGATCTACCATTGTCCCACCATTAAATTATTCCCATTTTCTTAGTTTCTTACctgatgcattttaaaataaacacgAAATGCATTCAATTTTAGCTTAGAAGGGTACCTGATACAGCCGCAGGACGACCAGTTCTGCAACGCCGAGGGTAAGGGTACTGGGCCGAACCACCAAGAACAGGCCTTTTCCATTTCATGTCTACGTCAGGATCTCCGAGGTCGTTGTACACATCGTAATCATAAATCCTTTCGAACGCCTTACGCTCATTCTCATCTTCTGTTCCATCTGGTTTTTGGCCTCTCAGATTGGCAAGGTCCTCTGCTCTCAGCTTCACCAGCCCTGCGGGTGTGTTTCCCGGCAAATAGGACTGTTGAAACCCCCATCCCCCCaccacaaaaatataataataattaataattaataattaataattatttaattgaatcaTAATATCCTTATGATGGATGAACCAACCTTGGTGGAAAAGAAGATCCTGCGCTGGTCAGGAATTAAACTTTTGGGCTGAACCCATGAGGTGCAGCTGAACGTAACTGAGTTCTGAGATGATGAGTTGGCAATAGAAACAGTGTTGATAAACCTCTCCGTGGAGTTCTCTTTCAGTTCAATAATCACTGCTCCAATTTCCCCAAATCCTTTGGGAACTTGAATTTTGGCCACGTACGTGTACTCCTCCGCGGATTCATTCTGTATTGTCGCCACACCTCCGATCAATGCCTTTTGCTGTCCATCTGTGGGTGtgaatgataataataaaagatagattttgtttagttattaaaataaaaaataaaaaataaaaataaaaataaaaaaggaatgaCTCACCTGCATCCAAATCGGAGCTAGCAAACTTGAGAGAGAGGGTGTCGTCGGAAGGAaacttttcattcaatttgGGTTTGACGGTAACAACTGCGATGATATCAACACCCATCTCTGGTGGTGGAATGTATGCTGTGTGAGGGTGTTTCATTATCAACAATTCCGACTCTATTTATACACTCAAACTCAAACCCAATATCATCTCCTGTTTtcttaatattaatttcatatatttcatGGGTATCTTCTAATTAAGTCCGACGTGGACAGCACACGTGGTTGGTGGTGGGGtggtttatttaattatgttgAAAATATGAATAGATATAGAGTTTTGtgatacataaataaatgaatggaTTCAATTTTTGAAACAACGCCACTTGCCTACATAATTAAATCTTCCAACTTgttctttttaatgtttagTATAGTCATTCAACATATAAAAAACCACAAAGTTATTCTCCAAACTATACTGCTTTCTCAACTTGTATAAAGTATTCATTTATAATATCATttccttgaatattttaaaaaaaagtaaataatctATTCATTGCTGGCTGCTTTAGAATCCAACAAAAGCAGCTATTAAGATTATGCAATAAAAAGATGTATattttaaaggaaataaaaataattagaaagtAAGTAAGACCATTATTCACAACTCcgttaataaactaaaatagttATCGAATTTTGAGAGGGAGGTAttggaatattaaaaataaagacaaaggtattggaaaattaaaaataaataaataataataataaaaaggaataaagGGTGGAGAAAGTTTGTCCCTCGTACCTTTGGTCTCACATGTGCAATAGTTGAAAGTTTGCATCCGCCTCCTCTCCGTTTGTCTCGCTCAccactattattattattattaatatttattaatattattaatattattattattattattatggtaTTTGGATAAGAGCCTCCCTCCTGAAATAAAGCTTTTTATGAATGAAAAGTGAGCCTCCCTTCTTTCCAACAAATGTCCTCCCCTTCTCcttaaattgtttttgatttttaaatggGTATTCTCTTACgtgaatatttgaatctttaaaactataatattaaaaaataggcCTTCAATTGTTTTTAACGTTTAAATGGGTATTCTCTTACGTGAACATTTGGAAGTTCTCAAATACAAAGCCATCGCGCGCCTCCCTCCGCTGACCGCTCCGCCTCCCTCCGCTGACCGCTCCGCCTCCCTCCTCTGACCGCTTCGCCTCCTCATCTCTTCTATTCTTTGAATTGACTTcctcaaaattatatttattataaacttcATCCAATTCTGAAGTAATTGAT
The Cucurbita pepo subsp. pepo cultivar mu-cu-16 chromosome LG16, ASM280686v2, whole genome shotgun sequence genome window above contains:
- the LOC111776704 gene encoding linoleate 13S-lipoxygenase 2-1, chloroplastic-like — translated: MLKSQLSHYSALDPLNCVNPNLFLLTHAKPLLPIRSGPQRQTPKQNVNSLRLRLPPRPAVIRATSVASSTEKPLSVKVLVTVQRTLGSGLYLERGLDDIADLFGKSLFLKMCVAVTGLEKATIRHYAHKEDTEGDEITYEADFKIPPDFGIIGAIFVENEHHKEIYVKDIVLEGHPIGPLHFVCSSWVNEKDLPDSKRIFFTTKSYLPSNTPEGLKKLREEELKAVRGNGVGKRESHERIYDYDVYNDLGDPNKNLEYKRPVLGGKQFPYPRRCRTGRPRASRDPVSESRSSSNYVPRDEAFSALKQATFNARSLNSVLNGLIPALESVSTDNDIRFPHFPAIDDLFDNGVPLPPSKGGWKLATLLPRIIDTIVDSAEDILRFHPPQTFDRDKFFWFRDEEFGRQTLAGLNPYSLRLVTEWPLKSKLDPAVYGPPESEITGKIIEQQIRGFMTLDEALTKKRLFILDYHDLLLPYVAKVRKLKGTTLYGSRTLFFLHSDSTLKPLAIELTRPPIDGKPQWKTVFTPFWDATSVWLWRIAKAHVLAHDSGYHQLVSHWLRTHCCVEPYIIASNRQLSAMHPIYRLLHPHFRYTMEINALARQALINANGIIETSFSPGKYSMEFSSVAYKEQWQFNLEALPADLINRGLAVEDPNAPHGLKLTIEDYPFANDGLILWDAIKDWATEYVNYYYPDPSLVKSDEELQAWWTEIRTEGHADKKDEPWWPVLNTPEDLISIVATIMWVTSGHHAAVNFGQYSFAGYFPNRPSIARINVPVEEKNKEKWECFLNKPENVLLETFPTQLQATKVTAVLNILSSHSPDEEYMGKDMEQAWADEPFIKGAFEKFSGRLKELEGIIDKRNADPNLKNRHGAGVAPYELLKPESEPGVTGKGVPYSISI
- the LOC111777904 gene encoding linoleate 13S-lipoxygenase 2-1, chloroplastic-like encodes the protein MKHPHTAYIPPPEMGVDIIAVVTVKPKLNEKFPSDDTLSLKFASSDLDADGQQKALIGGVATIQNESAEEYTYVAKIQVPKGFGEIGAVIIELKENSTERFINTVSIANSSSQNSVTFSCTSWVQPKSLIPDQRRIFFSTKSYLPGNTPAGLVKLRAEDLANLRGQKPDGTEDENERKAFERIYDYDVYNDLGDPDVDMKWKRPVLGGSAQYPYPRRCRTGRPAAVSDPSSEQRGEESFYVPRDEAFSEVKQKMFPANPGKKDKLGSKPFSDFTQIDLMFRDGIEIPPAPHEILRFNISSTLSTMHAPPFVDPSTVQPQPARLVKFPPPEALKRDKFNWLSDIEFARQTLAGLNPYSIQLVKSLPLMSELNPKDYGPQESGFTTELVQKLIGCSITVEEALAHKKLFVLDYHDTLMQYVTKVRSIKRTTLYGSRTLFFLNSDDTLRALGIELTRPPMDGKPQWKQVFSPSTHATDAWLWRLAKAHVLAHDSCVHQLVIHWLRTHCCMEPYAIAMNRQLSTMHPIYRLLHPHFRFNMRINSNAREILINAGGIIETTFSAAAYSMEFSSLVYKKEWRFDTQALPEDLIRRGMAERDENAPHGLKLAIKDYPFANDGLMLWDALLEWMTEYVHHYYPDEKAIKNDKELKAWWKEIMEKGHPDKKKEAGWPALKTPKDLIQIVSTIAWVGCGHHSAVNFIQYAHAGYFPSRPSIARTNMPTEDLDQIPEEFINNPESVLLEAFPSVAQASTVAQTMLILSAHSPDEEYIGSKIEAAWEENPIIAKAFQKLKGRLDNLDKSIDEKNEDSNFKNRRGAGVVPYEVLKPTSSFGVTGKGVPYSVST